The following proteins come from a genomic window of Lolium rigidum isolate FL_2022 chromosome 5, APGP_CSIRO_Lrig_0.1, whole genome shotgun sequence:
- the LOC124653155 gene encoding NAC domain-containing protein 71-like translates to MDLGGGAIELPPGFRFHPTDDELVNYYLCRKCAGLPIAAPVITEVDLYKFEPWKLPEKAAGGGQDSKEWYFFSPRDRKYPNGSRPNRAAGTGYWKATGADKPVGSPRAVAIKKALVFYAGKPPKGVKTNWIMHEYRLADVDRSAAARKKTNNALRLDDWVLCRIYNKKGVIERYDTVNDEPKPAAAPPSAKNPRAAHYPVVPAMKIELSDYGFYQHPSPPATEMLCFDRSGSADRDSDPHSLPLLHTDSSSSDRAQHSPSPDFPSDMDYAESPHPAAACGAGGGWPGDDWGCADDGFVIDESLIFDQLSPAGFGFDRDAGAFGDMLAFLQ, encoded by the exons ATGGACTTGGGCGGAGGTGCGATTGAGCTGCCCCCCGGCTTCCGGTTCCACCCCACCGACGACGAGCTTGTCAACTACTACCTGTGCCGCAAGTGCGCCGGCCTGCCCATCGCCGCGCCGGTCATCACCGAGGTCGACCTCTACAAGTTCGAGCCCTGGAAGCTGCCGGAGAAGGCGGCCGGCGGGGGCCAGGACTCCAAGGAGTGGTACTTCTTCTCGCCCCGCGACCGCAAGTACCCCAACGGGTCCCGCCCCAACCGCGCCGCCGGGACCGGGTACTGGAAGGCCACCGGCGCCGATAAGCCTGTCGGATCCCCGCGCGCCGTGGCGATTAAGAAGGCGCTTGTGTTCTACGCCGGCAAGCCCCCCAAGGGTGTGAAGACCAACTGGATCATGCACGAGTACCGCCTCGCCGATGTCgaccgatccgccgccgccaggAAGAAGACCAACAACGCTCTCAGG CTGGACGACTGGGTGCTCTGCCGAATCTACAACAAGAAGGGCGTCATCGAGCGGTACGACACCGTCAACGACGAGCCCaagccggccgccgcgccgccgtccgccaaGAACCCGCGGGCCGCGCACTACCCCGTGGTGCCGGCCATGAAGATCGAGCTCTCCGACTACGGCTTCTACCAGCacccctcgccgccggccacggaGATGCTCTGCTTCGACCGGTCCGGGTCGGCGGACCGGGACTCCGACCCCCACTCGCTGCCGCTGCTCCACACCGACTCCAGCTCCTCCGACCGCGCGCAGCACTCGCCATCGCCCGACTTCCCCAGCGACATGGACTACGCCGAGAGCCCGCACCCCGCAGCCGCCTGTGGCGCCGGCGGAGGCTGGCCGGGCGACGATTGGGGCTGCGCGGACGACGGCTTCGTCATCGACGAGTCCCTCATCTTCGACCAGCTCTCGCCAGCCGGTTTCGGCTTCGACCGCGACGCGGGAGCGTTCGGGGACATGCTCGCCTTCCTTCAGTAA